From the Paenibacillus sp. R14(2021) genome, the window TCTTGGCATTCTCTTTCAGATACCAGAAGCCGCCCGGCGAGGAATGGTCGGATATCGCGCGAAGCTTGTTATCAGTTGAACGTCCAAGCTCTTGCACGTAAGGAATGTAATCCTTCACCAAATCGTCGCCGCCCATGGCCGAAAGGTCGGTCAGGAACTTGGAGTCGATGAATTTGCCGATATAGCCGCGCTCCAGATCGAAAATATCGGGAACGTCTCTGCCCGATTGAAGCGCCGAAAGCAGCTTCGTTTGGTACTGGTCACCCGGGAACATTTTCACATCTACGGTGACACCCGGATTCTTCGCATGAAATTGCTCAGCCATATCTTTCACTTGATCGAAGAACGTCCAGATAACCAGTTTGCCCTTCAGCTCTGTAGTGCCGCCGTTATTGCCAGCTTGATTGCCGCTATCCGCTGCGCCGCTGTTTGCATTTCCGGTATCCGCCTTCGTGCCGTTAGCATTACCGCCGTTGTTAGTGTTACCGCTGTTGCCGCAGCCTGCAAGCAGGCCGGCAGCCAGAACAACGGAAGTCGCCATGGTCAGCCATTTTTTCGTTTTCAAAACCGTTCTCCCCTTTAAATGTGGTTTAAATGAGATGCTTAAATGATGATCCCCTTGGTAGCAAAACGCTTTCATTGATAGCCTTGTTATTCCTTGCCCTGACGCATCACCTCTTTCAATGGAGTCTTCTTCTCACGCCGTTAACCTTTCACTGCTCCTGCCGCAACGCCGTCGATGATCCGTTTGGACATGAGGGAGAAGAAGACCAGTACTGGAACGACGGCAATGACGATACCGACATATTGTGCGCCGAAATCCGATGTAAACTGCGACTTCAGACTCGCGATCATTACCGGCAGCGTTTGCAGGTTGTTGTCGAACAGTACGATCAACGGCGTCAAGAAATCGTTCCACTTTCCGATGAAGGCGAAGATGCCCAGGGTCGCGAGCGCCGGGCTCATAATCGGCAGCACGATCCGGTTGAAAATTTGCAGCTCGCCGTAGCCGTCCATCCGGCCCGATTCGATCACTTCCATCGGCACCGACGCATCGGCGAACTGCCGCATCAGAAAGATGCCGAAGGCGTTATACAGCGACGTAAGAATAAGCGGCCAATAGGTGTTAAGCATATGCAGCGCGTCCATGAGCTTGTAAAACCCGATAATGCCGAGCTGTCCCGGAATCATCATCGTTCCGATCACGAACAGAAACAGTACGCCGCGGTACCGGAAGTTGTATTTCGAGAAGCCGTAGCCGGCCAGTGCTGCGAAATAAACATTAATGATTGTTGCCGTTACCGAAATGAATGCCGAGTTTCCAAACCCGCGCCAAATGTTAACCGTTTCCTTAAGCCGCGCATAGTTATCCAGAAACTGGTCTCCCGGAATAAGCAGCAGCTTGCGGGCAATATCTGAATTGGTGTGCGTCGAAGTGATAATCATGCTGTAAAACGGCAGCAGGCACGTAGCCGCGACCACAATGAGAAACAGATACAATATGACTCTATTAATTGCTTTCATGTGCTTCGCCTCCTTAGTCGTTCAGCTTCGAGGCTCTGGCGGTAATAGCCGTGAAGAACATGACGACGATGAAAATGCCGTAAGCAACCGCTGCGCCATAACTGTAATCGAAGTTTTTAAATGCGGTCTCATACAAATACATCACCATGGTTCTGGCCGTATTATCCGGACCGTCTCCGAGGATTAGCGGCGCGTCGAACAACTGCAGCCCGCCAATGACGGAGGTGATAAAAACAAACAGAAATACCGGTTTGAGCAGCGGGAGCGTAATATGGATGGCCGTTTGCGTTTTCGTCGCGCCGTCTACCTCCGCCGCTTCGAATACTTCGTTCGGTATGGATTGCAGCCCCGCAATAAAGATAATCATGTTAAAGCCAAAATACTGCCAAGCCACGACCGCCGAGGTGATCACGCGCGCCCACCAAGGGCTGTTGAACCAGTTAACCGGATTCTCGATGATGCCAAGGCTCAGCAAAATCTTGTTAATGCTGCCTGTCTGCCAGTCGAACATCAGGGAGAAGATAACGCCCAGCGTGACCGGTGTAATGATGTGCGGGAAAAAGTACACCGCCCGGAAGAAATGCTTGCCCCGAATAAATTTCTCATTAAGCACCAAAGCCAGCAGCATCGCGAGAATAAGCTGCGGGGCGTTCGATAAGATCCAAATCAGGAGCGAGTTCCCGATCGTCTGATAGAAGAAGCTGTCATGCAGCAGACGCGTATAGTTCGCGATGCCGACGTACACGGGATCGTTGAAGCCGTCCCATTTCATGAAGCTTAAGTACAAGGTATACAGAATTGGCGCCAAACCGAATACGGCAAACCCGATGAAAAAAGGCGCGATGAAAAAGTAGCCGTAATACGATTTGTTAACCTTCGAGCCCATTCCCTCTCACCTCTTTCTAATATTTTCCGCAGGAATCGCGTATGATGAGCCTTGGCTTTAACAGATAATGGTTGTCCTGATCGCCGTTCGCGGTACCGTCGATCTTCTGGAACAAACCATGTGCCGCCTTCATGCCAATATCCTGAAACGGCTGCCGGACGGTCGTAAGCGACGGATAGACCCATTCGGAAATCGGAATATCGTCGAACCCGACGATCGACATCTGCTTCGGCACATTCAATCCATGCTCTTGCGTGGCCCGCAGGGCTCCGATCGCCGTCTCGTCGTTTGAAGCAATGACGGCCGTGAATCCCTTGGCAAGTAGAAGTTTCTTCATGGATTGGTAGCCGCCTTGATTGCTCCAGTCGGATTGAACAACCCACTCGGGATTATAGTTGAGACCAAGCGTTTCCATCGCTTTCAAATAACCTTTGAACCTGTATTTGTTCGCGGCCGCATGATCGGGACCCGAGATGTAGGCGATGTCGCGATGTCCGAGGCCATGCAAATATTGGACGATTTCGTAAACGCCTGCAGCATTATCCACATCGACGGATAAAATATCCTCCATTTCGCCGTGATCTCCGACCAGCGCTACGGGATAACTGGAATCACGGATTTGCTCCAGGTCCCGCTTCGCGCGTTTCTGGAAACTGACGAGAATGACACCGTCTACCTGGCCCTCGTAAAGCATGTTTAGGAACGAAATCTCTTCCTCGTAATTAGAGGTCCAGCTTAGGAAAATGCAATTGTAGCCCTTCATGTTCGCTACGATTTCGATCCCGCGTATAATGCCGGAATAGAAATAGTTGGAGATGTTGTCGACGACGACGGCAATGATGTTAGTCCGATCGAGAACAAGCCTTCGTGCATTGGCATTACGATGAAAGTTAAGATCTTTAATCGCTTTCTCCAGTGCTTCCTGCGTCGCTTTTTTAACCTGCTGTCCATTTAAATATCGGGATACAGTACTTTTGGACGTCCCCGCCAATCTTGCTACATCGTGAATTGTCGGCCCCACTTACGATCACTCTTCTCCTTTATTGTTTCCCCTTTCAGATCTGCAACCTTTTTTTGGGAACGTTCCCATTTTAACAAAGGGAATGGATTCTCGATACAACCATTTTGGGAACGTTCCCATTTTGTAATAATCGGCCGACATATATTTTTATTACAGCTGTGCGGCGTGGTTGGATCACTACTAGATGAAACAACATCAATTTGAATTATTGTTTTGGGAACGTTCCCAAAATAGCTGTTCCTTAAAAATAAAACACATGGCCACCTACATTATTGAAACTCCCAAACCATACTTTTGGGAACGTTCCAATTTTCTTTGAAAAGACTATTGAGATAATAGTAGCGCTTACAACACCTGTTGTCAACCTTTGATTTTCACTATTTCAAAGACGAATATTAGCCTATACTTACTCTCCAAAGCGGCATGTAACGCCCAGTTAATCACCGGAATGTCATCCTGGATTGCGTTTTTTCTCCTCTCCGTATGCATATGCTGAAAAACGGAAACCAAGACCAAGTTTGGTTTCCGCAGCAGTTGGTTATTGGAGAATCTCAGCGCTCGTACGCTTTCATTTGAGCACCGCCAGAGCTCTCTCGGACGATTAATTCCGTCGGAATGACGATCTTCCGCACAGTCCGCCGTCCCGGCTCCGTATCGAGCGCGAGAAGCAGCAGTTGAACCAGCCATTACCGGGGGCATGGCCACCCCTTGTTTGGTAACGAATTGCAGACGAGCTTGCACAAGTTGGCGGCGCAATTCGAACAGCCTGGCCATACCGGCCTAATCAAGGTAAATCCAATGCCGTTTGCATCGTTTGCAGATCCAAGCGGAACTGTTCCTTCAGATGCCACGGATGATACCATCCCTTATCGAGCATGAACGTCAAGATCCTTTCGTGGGTGTCGATCGCTTCCTCCAGCTGCCTTGTCAATATCGCCT encodes:
- a CDS encoding LacI family DNA-binding transcriptional regulator, whose protein sequence is MGPTIHDVARLAGTSKSTVSRYLNGQQVKKATQEALEKAIKDLNFHRNANARRLVLDRTNIIAVVVDNISNYFYSGIIRGIEIVANMKGYNCIFLSWTSNYEEEISFLNMLYEGQVDGVILVSFQKRAKRDLEQIRDSSYPVALVGDHGEMEDILSVDVDNAAGVYEIVQYLHGLGHRDIAYISGPDHAAANKYRFKGYLKAMETLGLNYNPEWVVQSDWSNQGGYQSMKKLLLAKGFTAVIASNDETAIGALRATQEHGLNVPKQMSIVGFDDIPISEWVYPSLTTVRQPFQDIGMKAAHGLFQKIDGTANGDQDNHYLLKPRLIIRDSCGKY
- a CDS encoding carbohydrate ABC transporter permease, with amino-acid sequence MKAINRVILYLFLIVVAATCLLPFYSMIITSTHTNSDIARKLLLIPGDQFLDNYARLKETVNIWRGFGNSAFISVTATIINVYFAALAGYGFSKYNFRYRGVLFLFVIGTMMIPGQLGIIGFYKLMDALHMLNTYWPLILTSLYNAFGIFLMRQFADASVPMEVIESGRMDGYGELQIFNRIVLPIMSPALATLGIFAFIGKWNDFLTPLIVLFDNNLQTLPVMIASLKSQFTSDFGAQYVGIVIAVVPVLVFFSLMSKRIIDGVAAGAVKG
- a CDS encoding carbohydrate ABC transporter permease; the encoded protein is MGSKVNKSYYGYFFIAPFFIGFAVFGLAPILYTLYLSFMKWDGFNDPVYVGIANYTRLLHDSFFYQTIGNSLLIWILSNAPQLILAMLLALVLNEKFIRGKHFFRAVYFFPHIITPVTLGVIFSLMFDWQTGSINKILLSLGIIENPVNWFNSPWWARVITSAVVAWQYFGFNMIIFIAGLQSIPNEVFEAAEVDGATKTQTAIHITLPLLKPVFLFVFITSVIGGLQLFDAPLILGDGPDNTARTMVMYLYETAFKNFDYSYGAAVAYGIFIVVMFFTAITARASKLND